The nucleotide window ACTACGCGGAAAGTGCAAGGCTTTATCCTTTGAAACATGCTACCCGGGTCATCTCTATTTTAAGAGAATTTGATATGAAAGGAAAAGGACTTGGAGCAGTGAATATGGGAGATGCTGAGCTGATCAGAGAACTGGTGTATAAGATCATCAATGTAGATAAGATTAAGATGAAAGTGTGAAGCGAGATACGAGGTAGCGCAGTACGAGTTTCGAGATTCGAGGGTAAAAAGGTTTTAAAATAACTCGCATCCCGAACCCCGGAACCCGAATCCCCCAACAGCAACCATCGAAATTCAACATATCAGATATTGACAAGTATCATTAAAATAACTTTAAAAAGAAATTAAAAATTCCGAAATTAGCGGTCTTAATTCAAATTAAATCTTTTCGAACAAAGCAAATTATGGAGCAAAACATTTTAGATTGTGTGATCGTTGGATCTGGACCTTCTGGTTTCACAGCTGCTATCTATGCAGCAAGAGCAGACTTAAAACCTGAATTGTATACAGGTTTGGAGCCGGGCGGACAATTAACAACCACTACTGAAGTGGATAACTTTCCAGGGTATCCAGCCGGGATTACAGGTCCTGAAATGATGATGGATCTGCAGAAACAGGCAGAAAGATTTGATACCAAAGTTCATTACGAAATGATCACCAAAGCTGAATTCTCTAAGGAAAAAGGCGGTGTTCACAAGCTATACGCAGGAAACAAAGAAATTCTTGCAAAAACAGTTATTATCTCTACAGGAGCTACAGCAAAATATTTAGGTCTTGAAGATGAAAAAAAATATGCAGGAGGCGGAGTTTCTGCCTGTGCTACATGTGACGGATTCTTCTACAGAGGTAAAGACGTTGTGGTAGTAGGAGCGGGAGATACAGCAGCTGAAGAGGCTACTTACCTTGCCAAACTTTGTAAAAAGGTAACTATGCTGGTAAGAAAAGACGTTTTCAGAGCTTCAAAAGCAATGATTCACAGAGTAGAAAATACTCCGAATATTGAAGTGAAATTCCACCATGAGCTAATCGGGATTGAGGGAGAAAACAGCCTTGTAGAAAGGGCGGTAATCATCAATAACCAGACTCAGGAGAAATCTACTGTAGATGTTGAAGGAATCTTCATTGCGATCGGTCACAAACCGAATACTGATATTTTCGTTGGACAGGTAGATCTTGATGAAAACGGATATATCTTAACAGAAAAAGGTTCTTCAAGAACAAATCTTCCGGGTGTATTTGCTGCAGGAGATGTTCAGGATCATATCTACAGACAGGCTATTACTGCTGCAGGAAGCGGATGTATGGCTGCTATGGATGCAGAGAAATATTTAGCTGAATTACACTAATACTATTCAGTTTATACAATACAAAGCGTACCCGCAGGGTGCGCTTTTTCATTTTCCATATATATGACTTTTCTTGTTGGATAATCGCAAAGGCGCAAATTTTTAAGTCTTATGCTTTGTTGTAAGACGCAGGAAAATTGAAGATTTCCAGCATAAAAATTATACAGTACATAATTTTATCGGAGATAAAATCTTTGCGCCTTATAAAAAGTCTTTTAGCATCACTTGCGCCTTTGCGTTTCCAATAAAAAAATACATAATCAAATATCTAATGAAAACATTAATATATTTGTGAAACTGCAAACGTCTCTGCTTTGCATTATATCTAAAATGAAAAACTTATAAAAAATGAAAAGAGTAACCGCTATCGGAGGAATCTTCTTTAAGTGTAAAGATCCTGAACAAATAAATGAATGGTATAAAACCCACCTGGGATTGCCCACCAGCCCGTACGGAGCCAAATTTGACTGGAAAGACGAAGCATCCGGCAAGAAAGGATATACACTGTGGAGTCCTTTTAAAGAATCTACCCAGTACTTTGAGCCTTCTGCCAAAGAATTTATGATCAATTATCATGTAGAGAATATTGAAACGCTGGTAGAAGAATTAAAAAAAGAAGGGGTTACGGTTCTGGATGAGATTGCTACGTACGAATATGGAAAATTTGTACACATCCTGGATCCGGAAGGAAACAAAATCGAATTGTTTGAACCGGCAGGAGAGTAGAGGACGGAAAGGGCTTTGATTGGGAACCTGCAATTAACTATCCATAAAGCTTATCATTCAGAGCGAAAGCAGATAAAGCGTGGAATCTAAAATATTTTAATAAAGCTTAGATTCCTGCAGAATGACAAAGTGTGTGCATAGATAAAGCGTTCTGCTTATCATTTCGTAGGAATCCAGGCCAAAAAGTATTCTTATCATAAGTGATGATAAAATAGCAGTTTAAATTCTTCAGAATAACAAACGTTGCGGGTAAGCAATCATTCCTGTGGTGTCAAGTTAAATTCTTACATTTAGCCTCCCTAATCAAAAAAGAATATGGAAAGAAAAATCATCAAAATCACACATGTCACCGGAACTTACATTATTCAGGTTCCCAACGGATCACTGAACGACCTGAAAACCCAGCTGGACAAATGCCTTAACGATGAACAGGCTGCTATTGTGGTAAAAGGTGAAGATGGAGATCAGTTTGTATACCCGTCTGACCTTTTAAAAAACAGTTTTATTTCCATTGTTGATCGGGAATAGAATTTTACAGGTACAAAATAAAAACGGCTTCCAGTAGAAGCCGTTTTGTTCTTATATAAAAGTGATTATCCTTTTTTCAGTTTTTCATTTTCTTCTTTTAAAGCTTTAATCTGCTCTTTCAGAAGATTAATGTATTCCTGTTGGTTTTCTAAAAGATAATTTGGAACGTTACAATTATAGATGCCAGACTGATGAAATGAACTAGTATCATTAAATGTTATGTTTTCATTTTTCTGTACAACATTAGGTTCTTTATCCTCTTTGATATCTTCTACAGAAACATCTAAAACTTTAGCCAGTTTCTCCCATTCGTCATCAAATATTTTAACGTCTCCATTTTCTTTTCTGCTGTAGTTGGAGACATCGGTGGCAAGAAGATCAGCAATCTGCTGCTGAGTATAACCTTTCTGCTTTCTTAAAGTTCTTAGTTTTTCCATTGTCATAGAATACCTGTGTTTTTACAAATGTAGTGAAAAATGTGGTGTGTTTGTAAATATGGCTGTAAGTTTTGTCATACAAAAGCCTTTCTATGATGGGATTCCCCAAAACATGGGTGTTTTAGATTTTTATATTGAAACTTTAGCGAAAGAGTGAAAAATAATTCCCTTGATTTCTAGTCTATTATTAAGTTTTGTTAAAATTTGTGTGGGAAAAGTTTTGCAGAAACTAAAAATCGTTCTATATTTGCACCACTGAAAACAACGGTATAGCCGGAGTTTAGGGAGAGTTGGCAGAGTGGTCGATTGCGGCAGTCTTGAAAACTGTTGACTGTAACAGGTCCGGGGGTTCGAATCCCTCACTCTCCGCAAGGTTAGAAACCAAAACATACAAAAAAGCTGTAAACATCAATGTTTACAGCTTTTTTCTTTTATACAGCTAAAGACTTTCCAAAGTTAAAGCTCGGTCTGATGCTTTTTAATTAAAACATTTTTCATACGTCTTCTCTTTTGGCTACAACAAACTAACTTTTGGCTACATCCCGCTTATCAAATCATTGCAACTTTGCTTCAACAAAATAGTAATACAATGAAATTATTTGTAACAGGAGCATCGGGCTTTAACGGCTCTGCAGTTGTAAAAGAATTAATTGGTGCCGGACATCATGTGGTAGGTCTGGCGCGGTCAGAAAAATCGGCAGAAATCATTCATAATCTGGGCGCTGAAGTAGTAAAAGGCAGTCTTGAAGATCTTGAGATCCTGAAACAAGCCGCTGCTGATACGGATGGTATCATTCACTGTGGTTTCAACCATGATTTTATGAAGGGTGGGGCAACTACATTCTCTGAGGCAGCAGCAACAGACAAAAATGCCATCCATGCAATGGGAGAAACGCTTATGGGCACAGATAAAGCCATTGTGGTAACTTCAGGAATGCTGGGTTTGCCTCCCATTAATGGCTTTATAACCGAAGACAGCATTGTGGAAAATTCACTCAGGTCATCTGAAGCTTCAGCATTGGCTTTGGCTGAAAAAGGAGTGAATGCCTCAGTAATCAGGCTCGCCCCTTCGGTTCATGATAAAGGTGATGAAGGTTTCATTCCTTTCATAATTCATCAGGCACGCAAGAACGGAGTTTCAGCTTATCCGGATGCCGGAAAAAACCGCTGGATAGGAGTACATCGTTTGGATGCTGCAAAGGCTTTCCGTTTAGCTTTGGAAAAAGGACATAAAGGAGCGCGGTACAATGTGGTAGAAGAGCATAGCATTGGGATAAAAGCAATAGCTGAAGTTATCGGCGAAATGCTAAATCTGCCGGTAATCTCTGTTTCCGGCGAAGAACTTCAGAAGCATTTTGAGTGGATGAGCCACTTTATTACAATGGATTGCCCGGTGAGTAACTTCAAAACACAGGAAATGCTGGGCTGGAAACCTGTACATATCGGACTGCTGGAAGATATGCAGCAGCATTATTTTTAA belongs to Chryseobacterium gleum and includes:
- the trxB gene encoding thioredoxin-disulfide reductase, with the protein product MEQNILDCVIVGSGPSGFTAAIYAARADLKPELYTGLEPGGQLTTTTEVDNFPGYPAGITGPEMMMDLQKQAERFDTKVHYEMITKAEFSKEKGGVHKLYAGNKEILAKTVIISTGATAKYLGLEDEKKYAGGGVSACATCDGFFYRGKDVVVVGAGDTAAEEATYLAKLCKKVTMLVRKDVFRASKAMIHRVENTPNIEVKFHHELIGIEGENSLVERAVIINNQTQEKSTVDVEGIFIAIGHKPNTDIFVGQVDLDENGYILTEKGSSRTNLPGVFAAGDVQDHIYRQAITAAGSGCMAAMDAEKYLAELH
- a CDS encoding VOC family protein yields the protein MKRVTAIGGIFFKCKDPEQINEWYKTHLGLPTSPYGAKFDWKDEASGKKGYTLWSPFKESTQYFEPSAKEFMINYHVENIETLVEELKKEGVTVLDEIATYEYGKFVHILDPEGNKIELFEPAGE
- a CDS encoding helix-turn-helix domain-containing protein is translated as MTMEKLRTLRKQKGYTQQQIADLLATDVSNYSRKENGDVKIFDDEWEKLAKVLDVSVEDIKEDKEPNVVQKNENITFNDTSSFHQSGIYNCNVPNYLLENQQEYINLLKEQIKALKEENEKLKKG
- a CDS encoding SDR family oxidoreductase, coding for MKLFVTGASGFNGSAVVKELIGAGHHVVGLARSEKSAEIIHNLGAEVVKGSLEDLEILKQAAADTDGIIHCGFNHDFMKGGATTFSEAAATDKNAIHAMGETLMGTDKAIVVTSGMLGLPPINGFITEDSIVENSLRSSEASALALAEKGVNASVIRLAPSVHDKGDEGFIPFIIHQARKNGVSAYPDAGKNRWIGVHRLDAAKAFRLALEKGHKGARYNVVEEHSIGIKAIAEVIGEMLNLPVISVSGEELQKHFEWMSHFITMDCPVSNFKTQEMLGWKPVHIGLLEDMQQHYF